Proteins co-encoded in one Astatotilapia calliptera chromosome 18, fAstCal1.2, whole genome shotgun sequence genomic window:
- the LOC113010286 gene encoding zinc finger protein OZF-like: MKCKEEEDLAGQQVWKQERNFNLDQEDTDPPQIKEEQEELCISQEGEQLVVKHEDEGIVVWSGEERLRQLHNIWKPEKDLQTSDLHQQTACKEEEFVANQQERNSSLDQEDPDPPQIKEEQEELCTSQELEEIVLKQEINSFMVTSSFEESDLSESEPNDDQLLALNFPEPELEEQEENQHVDSGSTRNAELKKRRRHKNRTDKSRSETDTSKKSVSCDTCGKTFQCKSNLTRHMRVHTSEKPHSCSTCGKRFIWKSGLETHVRIHTGEKPYFCITCGKRFNKKSGFESHVRIHTGEKPYFCSTCGKRFGKKSGLETHLRIHTGEKAYSCNVCRKEFRDLSTMKSHRRIHTGEKPYICSSCGERFSWKSGLNFHLRIHLSDKPNHCSTRGRK, translated from the exons ATGAAGTGTAAGGAGGAGGAAGATCTGGCTGGCCAGCAGGTCtggaagcaggagaggaacttcaATCTGGACCAGGAGGACACAGATCCCCCACAGAtcaaagaggaacaggaggaactcTGCATCAGTCAAGAGGGAGAACAGCTTGTAGTGAAACACGAGGATGAAGGCATCGTCGTCTGGAGCGGGGAAGAGCGGCTCAGACAGCTGCATAACATCTGGAAACCTGAGAAAGATTTACAGACCAGCG ACCTCCACCAGCAAACTGCCTGTAAGGAGGAGGAGTTTGTCGCCAatcagcaggagaggaactcaaGTCTGGACCAGGAGGACCCAGATcctccacagattaaagaggaacaggaggaactcTGCACCAGTCAGGAGCTGGAGGAGATTGTACTGAAGCAGGAGATCAATAGTTTTATGGTGACTTCTAGTTTTGAGGAAAGTGACCTCAGTGAATCAGAACCAAACGATGACCAGCTCCTTGCTCTTAACTTTCCTGAACCAGAGCTTgaggaacaggaagaaaaccagcATGTGGACTCGGGATCAACTAGAAATGCGGAGCTGAAGAAAAGGAGACGTCACAAAAACCGAACAGATAAGTCTCGGAGTGAAACTGATACAAGTAAAAAATCTGTAAGCTGTGACACTTGTGGAAAAACTTTTCAGTGTAAATCCAACCTGACGAGACACATGAGAGTTCACACAAGTGAGAAGCCACATTCttgtagcacctgtgggaaaagattCATTTGGAAATCAGGATTGGAAACTCACGTAAGGATCCACACAGGCGAGAAGCCATATTTTTGCATcacctgtgggaaaagatttAATAAGAAATCCGGATTTGAAAGTCACGTGAGAATCCACACAGGCGAGAAGCCGTATTTCtgtagcacctgtgggaaaagatttGGTAAGAAATCAGGACTAGAAACTCATTTGAGAATCCACACCGGTGAGAAAGCGTATTCTTGCAACGTCTGTAGGAAAGAGTTTAGAGACTTGTCGACTATGAAAAGTCACAGAAggatccacacaggtgagaaaccatATATTTGTAGCTCCTGTGGGGAAAGATTCAGTTGGAAATCAGGACTGAATTTTCATCTAAGGATCCACCTGAGTGACAAACCAAATCACTGCAGCACCCGAGGTAGAAAATGA